In one Nicotiana sylvestris chromosome 8, ASM39365v2, whole genome shotgun sequence genomic region, the following are encoded:
- the LOC104238174 gene encoding uncharacterized protein: MEDYRSKSYTDGRMQIEKYYEPQFSTKDFRSYSVSYASSSVGAPPPVVPQNKMKKGKSTSGSISKSWSLNDPEFQRKRRVASYKVYSVEGKVKGSLRRSFRWFKDKCTQVVYGWW, encoded by the coding sequence ATGGAAGATTACAGATCAAAATCTTATACTGATGGTAGGATGCAGATTGAGAAATATTATGAACCCCAATTTTCTACTAAAGATTTTAGGTCATATAGTGTTTCATATGCTTCTTCTTCTGTTGGTGCACCACCTCCAGTAGTACCACAGAACAAGATGAAGAAAGGGAAGAGTACTAGTGGCTCAATTTCAAAATCTTGGAGCTTAAATGATCCTGAGTTTCAGAGGAAAAGGAGAGTTGCTAGTTATAAAGTTTATTCTGTTGAAGGCAAAGTCAAAGGATCTTTAAGGAGAAGTTTCAGATGGTTTAAAGACAAGTGTACACAGGTTGTCTATGGATGGTGGTGA